Proteins co-encoded in one Arachis stenosperma cultivar V10309 chromosome 7, arast.V10309.gnm1.PFL2, whole genome shotgun sequence genomic window:
- the LOC130939992 gene encoding uncharacterized mitochondrial protein AtMg00310-like yields the protein MSKFGETPDTRLAIAQTLNIEHIGTQEKYLGLPSIVQKSKKATFGAIKDKVQKRIMGWKRSLLSSGGRHTLLRAVGEAIPNYTLSCFKLPDTLLTEIHSMLLQFWWGKKGAERRIVWIKWDTMTRLKKDGGLRIKDLRVQNLALLGKQCWRLMKYPNSTLSRMLKAKYFRNTDFLHAEIGSVPSWGWRSVLEGHKVIEKGLI from the coding sequence ATGTCAAAATTTGGGGAGACCCCTGACACAAGACTAGCAATTGCTCAGACACTAAATATTGAACATATCGGAACACAAGAAAAATACCTGGGGCTGCCCTCTATAgttcaaaaatcaaagaaagcaaCCTTTGGAGCTATCAAGGATAAAGTTCAGAAGAGGATTATGGGTTGGAAAAGAAGTCTATTGTCATCAGGTGGCAGGCACACGCTATTGAGAGCGGTGGGAGAGGCGATTCCTAATTATACACTCTCTTGTTTCAAGCTCCCGGACACGCTATTGACTGAGATTCATAGCATGCTCTTACAATTTTGGTGGGGTAAAAAAGGTGCAGAACGAAGAATAGTTTGGATTAAATGGGACACAATGACAAGACTGAAGAAAGATGGAGGGCTGAGGATCAAGGACCTAAGGGTGCAAAATTTGGCTTTATTGGGCAAGCAATGTTGGCGTCTAATGAAATACCCTAATTCTACTCTATCAAGAATGCTCAAAGCTAAAtatttcagaaatacagatttTCTACACGCAGAGATAGGAAGCGTACCATCGTGGGGATGGAGAAGTGTTCTTGAAGGGCACAAGGTGATCGAGAAAGGCTTGATATGA